The Gloeobacter morelensis MG652769 genome contains the following window.
GGATCAAGATGCACCGCGGCGAGGTGAGCCAGGGCGGCGCGCGGTCCGATGAGCGGCAGGGTGCCCGCCTGGACGTGCGCTTCGAGCGCCGCCAGCGGCAAGCTCGCTTCGAGCGCAAACGGCCCGCTGCGCGTGCGCAGCAGATGGGCGAGGGTGGCGCCGGTGCCGAGGGCAGCCCCTAGATCGCGGGCGATCGAGCGGATGTAGGTGCCGGTGGAGCAGCTGATCTCGATTTGCAATTCGGGGTAGTGGCCTGGATACCAGCCCAGCACCGTGAGTGCCCGGATTTGGACGGTGCGCGGGGCAATTTCGGCGATGGCCACCCCCCGGCGGGCCAGGTCGTAGAGCCGTTCGCCCTCCTGGTGAATGGCGCTATAGCGCGGCGGTACCTGGGAGATTGTGCCGCGAAAAGCTTGCAGGTGAGCCTGTACGCGAGCGAGATCGAGATCGGCCGCACCGGCCTCAGCAAGGATATTGCCTTCGAGATCGTCGGTGTCGGTGCTCAGCCCAAAGCGCACCGTCGCCCGGTAGACCTTCCCTTCGCTCAAAAAGCGCAACAGTCGCGTCGTGCGACCCACCGCCACCGGCAATACCCCGGTGGCTGCCGGATCGAGGGTGCCGCCGTGGCCGATGCGCCGCTCCCCCAGTACCCGCCGCAATCGGGCGATGCAGTCGTGGGAGGTCAGCCCCGCGGGTTTGTCGAGATTGAGAAATCCTTCAAAACCTGAGCCTGAGGAGCGCTTTGCCATTCAACAAAAACCAACGGGCCACACTTCCCATTACAG
Protein-coding sequences here:
- the truB gene encoding tRNA pseudouridine(55) synthase TruB codes for the protein MAKRSSGSGFEGFLNLDKPAGLTSHDCIARLRRVLGERRIGHGGTLDPAATGVLPVAVGRTTRLLRFLSEGKVYRATVRFGLSTDTDDLEGNILAEAGAADLDLARVQAHLQAFRGTISQVPPRYSAIHQEGERLYDLARRGVAIAEIAPRTVQIRALTVLGWYPGHYPELQIEISCSTGTYIRSIARDLGAALGTGATLAHLLRTRSGPFALEASLPLAALEAHVQAGTLPLIGPRAALAHLAAVHLDPLLAARWLMGQKVPGDCGGTFAQIWEAETERFLGVAACEAGFLQPLVVLPPL